Below is a window of Bremerella alba DNA.
TCCGCTAGGTAAGTACAAGAATACACACGTCGCAACCTGGGACGAGGATCTGCTGCTTCCACGAATGTGGGATGCCAATGGACATGCTCGCGGAAAACTGGCCCCAGGCGGTTGGATGACTCGTCTGAACGTCGACACGAAGGACCAAACGGTCTACACGATCGGCTTCCGAAATCAGTACGATATCGACAAGAATCGCTTCGGCGATGTCTTCACATTCGATGCCGACATGGAATGGGATTTGGGCCTGCCGTGGTACCGACCTACCCGCATTTGTCATGTGGCCAGTGGTGCAGACTACGGCTGGCGAAGCGGTTCCGGCAAGTGGCCAGCCTACTACGAAGATAGCGTTCCACCAGTGGTTGACATCGGCCCTGGCTCTCCGACCGGTGTGGTTTCCGGTAAGGGAACCGCATTTCCGACACGATACCAAGATGCAATCTTCGCACTCGACTGGACCTTCGGCACGATCTACGCGATTCACTTGAAACCGCACGGAGCGAGCTACCAAGGTGAAGCCGAACCGTTTACCTTCGGTTCGCCACTGCCGGTGACCGATGCCATCGTTGGCCATGATGGAGCGTTATATTTCACCATCGGTGGCCGTGGTACCCAGTCGGCTCTGTTCCGTGTTCGCTACATCGGCGACGAGTCGTTAGAAGCCCCTAGCGAAATCGATCCGGCTGCGGCAGAGGCCCGCACGGAACGCCGACAACTGGAAGCATTCCACGGAATCGAGGCGCCGGCAGCCGTTGAGTTTGCCTGGCCATTTCTTTCCAGCAAAGATCGCTTCCTGAGAAACGCCGCTCGCGCCGCGATTGAAAGCCAGCCAGTCGAAACGTGGTCTGCTTCGGTGTTGAGCGAACAAAACCCGCAAGCACACGTGACGGCGGCCGTCGCCCTGGCACGTATGGGCAACCAAGATCATCGTGCCCCACAGTTGGCAAGCTTGTTAAAGATGGATGCCAAATCGCTCGACAAAAGCGAGCTTCTCGGTCTGCTGCGTGCTTACTCTCTCACCTACATCCGACTTGGTTCTCCGACCGAGTCCGAGCGTACCCAGGTTATCGCTCAGCTCGATCCGTTGCTACCAGCCGGCGACCCCGACATCAATACGGAACTAATTCGTGTGCTCACGTATCTTCGCGCCGACAGCGTAATCGCCAAAACGATGATGTTGATCGAGAAGCGTTCTGCGCCTGAGATTCCTGATTGGTCGACCCTTGCTACACGTAATGCCCGCTACGGCGGAACGGTGAATTCTCTCTTGAGCAATCACCCCCCAACACGCGAACTGGGCTACGCCTTCATTTTACGAAACATGCGTTCTGGCTGGACCCTGAATCAACGCAAGGCGTACTTCACTTTTCTGAACGAAGCCGCCAAGGCCTCAGGAGGCGCCAGCTACCCTGGTTATCTGACACGTATCCGCGACGAGGCGTTGGGTAACAGCACCGACGCCGAGCGTAAAGCACTCGAGGGGATCACCGGCGAAGACTTCAATCCTGTTCCCGATTTCCCGATTGCCAAAATCGAAGGCCCCGGAAAACAGTACACGCTTGACTCAGCCATGGCGGCTGTGCGCGGCAAGCCTAACTTCGAACGCGGTCGATCGCTTTTCTTTAGCTCGACCTGCGGCAAATGCCATCGACTGGGAACTCTCGGCGGTAGCATTGGCCCCGACCTTACCAGTATCCCTCACAAGTTCGACCAGCGTTACCTTGTCGAGGCGATCGTCGATCCTAGCAAGAATATCTCCGATCAATACGGATCGTCGATCGTGTTGTTGGACAGTGGCCGAGTGATTACAGGCCTCCTCGTTGAAAATGACGAAGAGGTCACAATCTACCCCAACGAGCCCAATGCTGATCCGGTGAAGGTTTCACGAGACGAAATTGAAGACGTCCAATCGTCTCCTGTTTCCCAGATGCCCAAGGACTTGCTCAATCCGCTAAATCCGGAAGAAGTTCGCGACCTGATCAACTACCTGATGGCATCCGGCAATCCCAACGACAAGCGATACCGTCAAGGCAAATAGTCGCTTGCCACTCAGACCTTACCTTATTATTCGCCGGCACTAAGCCAGCGGCATTCCCTCCTGCGCCTCATCATGGAGAAATCGCTTGTCCCCTTCCAATTCTCCACCATCCTCGATCAGCACGATAGTTCATCTACGCTTTATCAGTCTTACCGCAATACTGTTTGCCGCTCTATCCGGTCTCCTACTAGCGGACGAAGAGAAGACTTCCAACAAGCCGCGTAGCATCAGCGGAATTTATCCGCACTTGGCCTACTGGAACGATCATGGTGAATGCGGCACCGGGGCAGTTGTGCCGTGGGCTGACAAGCTATGGGTTATTACCTATGGGCCTCACTACCCCAAAGGTTCCAGCGACCAGCTTTACTCGATAACACCAGATTTACAGATCGAAGCCTTCGCAGGAAGCGTAGGCGGTACCCCGGCCAATCGCATGATCCACAAGGAAAGCAATCAACTTCTGATTGGCCCGTATGTTATCGACGCGAAAGCCAACATTCGCGTTATTACGCCCGATGCCATGCCAGGTCGCTTGACCGGCAATGCCCGGCACTTGTTCGACCCTGCCGGCAAGGCCTATTACGCGACCATGGAAGAAGGCGTTTACGAGGTCGACATGGAAACGCTGGATGTGACCGAACTTTTTCAAGACGACCAGTCACACGGCCAAAATGTGGGGCCTGATCCGACCGCGCACGACGTACCTTTCGCCGCGCTTCCCGGTTATCACGGTAAAGGTC
It encodes the following:
- a CDS encoding family 16 glycoside hydrolase, with the translated sequence MTTFYSRVLLSLTFVLATGSSLLAADERYQVLFNGKDLSGWKGLDKFWSVQDGTIIGETTSENPTSGNTFLIWQGPQLGDFEFRGKVRFQGNNSGVQYRSEIVDADNYVLKGYQADLHPRQEYFGMLYGEKTGRGIIATRGQQVVISEDGKKKVTSQVGDSELLTDDDWNDVHIVAVGNRLIHQINGITTVDVTDKSKQAMLQGALGLQLHAGPPMKVEFRNLLLRQLKGDEAQAVLSQAIKSGTPNDKSASVEPTDVAPQSSEAWLTSQPIAKWIWSKNSPDGHKLNLRKTFEVSGKVKAARLYATCDNSMKLMLNGKPIKSTNQWQTPIELNITQSLKPGNNVLAVAGENEGGIAAMVLKLVVELTDGTKQTIVTDESWKISDSQVKDWEQVAFDDTSWNKPTIKGKLGDGPWRIPNYTSQTQKGEAKDPLNPKNILTAPGFVVDHIYTVPKEQGSWVSLTTDPQGRFYACDQGGAGLFRITVREDYEPLIEPVSVDALKSISGIQGMIWAFDSLWVHRNGGHLYRLTDSNGDDKLDTAETIPGGTGGGEHGNHAVIVTEDGSDLYLDGGNHAPLGKYKNTHVATWDEDLLLPRMWDANGHARGKLAPGGWMTRLNVDTKDQTVYTIGFRNQYDIDKNRFGDVFTFDADMEWDLGLPWYRPTRICHVASGADYGWRSGSGKWPAYYEDSVPPVVDIGPGSPTGVVSGKGTAFPTRYQDAIFALDWTFGTIYAIHLKPHGASYQGEAEPFTFGSPLPVTDAIVGHDGALYFTIGGRGTQSALFRVRYIGDESLEAPSEIDPAAAEARTERRQLEAFHGIEAPAAVEFAWPFLSSKDRFLRNAARAAIESQPVETWSASVLSEQNPQAHVTAAVALARMGNQDHRAPQLASLLKMDAKSLDKSELLGLLRAYSLTYIRLGSPTESERTQVIAQLDPLLPAGDPDINTELIRVLTYLRADSVIAKTMMLIEKRSAPEIPDWSTLATRNARYGGTVNSLLSNHPPTRELGYAFILRNMRSGWTLNQRKAYFTFLNEAAKASGGASYPGYLTRIRDEALGNSTDAERKALEGITGEDFNPVPDFPIAKIEGPGKQYTLDSAMAAVRGKPNFERGRSLFFSSTCGKCHRLGTLGGSIGPDLTSIPHKFDQRYLVEAIVDPSKNISDQYGSSIVLLDSGRVITGLLVENDEEVTIYPNEPNADPVKVSRDEIEDVQSSPVSQMPKDLLNPLNPEEVRDLINYLMASGNPNDKRYRQGK